The sequence TTTACAGGTTGCCATTCACTCTTAGCTACTAGTTCAAGCTGGTGGGCTCATATCCGTCGGGTCTTTTATGATTAGTATCTCCATGGGAATAATCCTATCACAAGAGGGACAAAATATTGCAAAACTTTAAAAGGGGAAGTGGAGCGTTTTTTGGTATCGAAAGGGGGCCGCTCAAAAAGCGGCCCCCTTTATAAAGGCTTTATACCTCAATCTTTAACTAAAAGGCAAGAGGTTTACTTCTTCTTGGTGCCCTTTCCTTTCTCTTCTTCTTTCTTCGACTCGCTATAGCTGAAGAGCTTCTCGTTCATGGCCTTGATGTTCTCGTAGAGGCCCTTTTTGACGCTCCTCTCTATCTCGCCCTCTTTGGCGGCTTTCACGAATTTTTCGAAGCCGTCGGAGAGTTTGTCGATGACTTCGCCGGCCTGATCGACGCCCTTCTTCACGTTCTTTTCCAGCTCGCCCTCTCTGGCCGTTTTGACGAAGTTATCGACGTGGCCGGCCAAGGTGTTTACTCCGTCTACCACCTGACCCATGCCCTTCTTTACGTTCTGCTCTATCTTACCCTCTTTAGCAGCTTTCACAAACTTGTTCACGTTTTCCGAGACCACATTCACACCCTCGACCACTTGAGCCTTGACCTTCTGGGCCTGTTCACTCTGAGCGGCTTCGTTGAAGATGGCCTTGAGCTGACCGCCCAGGATCTTGAGCTCGGAGCCGATATCATCCATCTGGATCTCTTTTTCAGCCGCTTTCTTGGCTCCTTTTTTCTCTTTTTCGGCCGGGCTGGTCTTCTTGGTCTCTTTTTTCTTCTCTTCCACTTTATTCCTCCAATCTTAAATGGTTAATAAGGTGTTTTTTATTATAGCAGTATTTCGGCAAGTTTTTTGAAAGCTTGCGCTTTATCACGCATTTATTTCTCGTTATTTAAATCTGCCCAATATTGGCCGATACTTGAATAAGAAACGGAGCAAGGCCACCTTCTCAATAATATTAACTGTATACCTTCAATCTTTTATCGAGTCAATGCTTTAAGCAGGAATTAAAGAAGCATTTGTAGAAATATCTTAAATTAGAGCAGAATCAATTCTTAAGAAGGGATGATCACATGGTTGCAAACCGGCCCGAGAAAAAGGAAGAGATGGGTATACCCAAAGAGCTCCCCCTCATCCCGCTTCGGGATCTGATAATCTTTCCCAACCTGGTTGTGCCCCTCTTTGTCGGTCGGGATAGGTCGATAAAGGCGCTGGAGGCGGCCATGCGCGAGGAGCACATGGTGGCTCTGGCCGTCCAGAAGGATGTCGAGGTCCAAGATCCTTTACCTGAGGATCTCTACAGCGTCGGCTCGGTGGCCATGGTCATGCAGGAGCTGAAACTGCCCGATGGCACGGCAAAAGCCCTTGTCGAAGGGATGGTCCGCATCAGGATAAAGAAATTTACCCAGGTCGATCCCTATTTCAAGGTCGAGATAGAGGTGGTCGAGGAGGATATCGAGAAGGATATCGAGATCGAAGCGATGATGCGCACGCTCATCTCTCAGTTTGAAGAGTGCGCCCGTCTTGGCAAGCCGATACCGCCCGAGGTTCTGGTTGCCTCCTTAAACATCAGCGAGCCGGGCCGCCTGGCGGATTTCGTCGCCTTTCATCTCAACCTTAAGACCGACGGCAAGCAGGAGATCTTGGAGGCCATCAATCCCAAAGATAGGCTACAGAAGGTTTCAACCTTTCTCTTAAAGGAGCTCGAGATCTTGGAGTTGGGTAGCAAGATCCAGAGCCGAATCAAGGATCAGATGACCCAGAGCCAGAAGGAATACTTCTTGAAAGAACAGCTCAGAGCGATTCAGCAGGAACTCGGTATGGCCGACGAGCGGACGGCCGAGAGCATAGAGCTGAAAGAGAAGATAGACAAAGCCAAGATGACGGCCGAGGCCAAGGATAAGGCCCTAGCTGAAGTAGATCGCCTGGAGAAGATGCCGCCGGCTGCGGCCGAGGCGGCCGTCATTCGGACCTATCTCGACTGGCTGATCGGCCTGCCTTGGAAGAAGAAGTCTAAGGAGAAATTGGACATCGCCCAGGCCGCCAAGATCCTAGATGATTATCATTACGGCCTGGAGAAGGTCAAGGAGAGGATCTTGGAGCATCTGGCCGTGCGCAAATTGGCCAAGGGCAAATCGAAGGAGGCCATCCTCTGTTTCGTTGGGCCTCCCGGAACGGGCAAGACCTCAATCGGCCGGGCGATAGCCAAGTCACTCGGACGCGAGTTCATCAGGATATCGCTTGGCGGAGTCCGCGATGAGGCCGAAATAAGGGGGCACAGGCGCACCTACGTCGGGGCGCTTCCGGGCCGGATAATCCAGAATATAAAACAGGTGGGGACCAATAACCCCGTCTTCATGATGGATGAGATAGATAAGGTGGGGGCCGATTTTCGGGGCGATCCCACAGCCGCCTTGCTCGAAGTCCTGGACCCGGAGCAGAACTATTCCTTCAGCGATCATTATCTGGAGATACCCTTTGACCTCTCCGATGTCATGTTCATCACCACGGCAAATATGCTCGACACCATCCCGCCGGCTCTGCGCGACCGGATGGAGGTCATCCACTTTTCCGGCTATACCGAAGAGGAGAAGGTTAAGATCGCCGAGGAGTTTTTGATCCCCAAACAGCTCACGGCCCATGGTCTGGAGGAGCGGGGCATAGTGGTCGATAGCGAAGCCTTGAGAAAGATAATTCGCGAGTATACCAGAGAGGCCGGGGTAAGGAATCTCGACCGCAAGCTCGCCACCATATTTCGCCAAATCGCAAGAAAGATCGTCGAAGGAAAGAAGGGTAAGTTCAAGGTAACCCCCGATGACCTGGCTGATTATCTGGGGCCGACCCAATTCCATTATGGCATCGCCGAGAAAGAGGATGAGATCGGAGTGGCGACGGGTCTCGCCTGGACCGAGACGGGCGGCGATATCATCAGCGTCGAAGCTACCCTGATGAAGGGGAGCGGCAAGCTGATCTTAACCGGACAACTCGGCGAGGTGATGCAGGAGTCGGCCCAGGCCGCCCTGAGCTATGCCAGGTCCAAGGCGACCGATTACGGCATCGCCGAGGACTTCTACGAAAAGTATGATATCCACATCCACGTTCCGGCTGGCGCCATCCCCAAAGACGGCCCCTCGGCCGGCATAACCATGGCCACCTCGCTGATCTCGGCCTTGACGAGGGTACCGATCAAGAAGGATGTCGGTATGACCGGAGAGATCACCTTGCGTGGCCACGTCCTGCCCATCGGCGGGCTGAAGGAGAAGGTCTTGGCCGCCCACAGGGCCGGTCTGAAACACCTGGTCATCCCCAAGGAGAACGAGAAGGATCTCACCCTCGTCTCCGATGAGGTCAAGAGCGTGTTGAGGTTCACTCTGGTAGAGAACGTATCGGAGGTCTTTGAGGTGGCCTTGAAAAAGGGCGCCGCAAAGGGGGCCAAAGCGCTCAAGGGATGATCCAGATCGGGGTGATCTCAGATATTCATATAGATTCCAAGGCCGGCCTCCACTTTGAAGGGGTCGATCTGATCCTCTCGGCTGGCGACGCCGCCGACGAGCGGGCCTATGAGGTGCTTTCAAAGATAGCTCCGCTCAAGGTGGTTCTCGGCAACATGGACCCCTTCGATCCCGCCCTCTTTCCTCGAAAGATAACCCTTGATCTCGGTGGCTTCAAAGTGGGATTGACCCACGGATTCGGCTCTCCCTTCGGCTTGGAGGGAAGGGTGATGGCCGAATTTACCGCTGTCGATTGCATAATCTTTGGCCACACCCATAGGCCCGTAAACGTGATGAAAGAGGGCCTCCTCCTCTTCAATCCGGGAGCCTTTGTGGAGATGGCGGGGAGAAGAAGCAGCCTGGGACTTCTCAAGATCGAGCCGAAAGAAGGAGGCAGAGAAGGAAGCCTTACGGCTTCGCATATTCTGATCTAACCCTCTCTGAAGATATTGTTTTGCTGCTTGATTTTGGGAATTGGCTGGCTAGTGCATTTTCTCAACGAAGACTTCG is a genomic window of Actinomycetota bacterium containing:
- the lon gene encoding endopeptidase La; translation: MVANRPEKKEEMGIPKELPLIPLRDLIIFPNLVVPLFVGRDRSIKALEAAMREEHMVALAVQKDVEVQDPLPEDLYSVGSVAMVMQELKLPDGTAKALVEGMVRIRIKKFTQVDPYFKVEIEVVEEDIEKDIEIEAMMRTLISQFEECARLGKPIPPEVLVASLNISEPGRLADFVAFHLNLKTDGKQEILEAINPKDRLQKVSTFLLKELEILELGSKIQSRIKDQMTQSQKEYFLKEQLRAIQQELGMADERTAESIELKEKIDKAKMTAEAKDKALAEVDRLEKMPPAAAEAAVIRTYLDWLIGLPWKKKSKEKLDIAQAAKILDDYHYGLEKVKERILEHLAVRKLAKGKSKEAILCFVGPPGTGKTSIGRAIAKSLGREFIRISLGGVRDEAEIRGHRRTYVGALPGRIIQNIKQVGTNNPVFMMDEIDKVGADFRGDPTAALLEVLDPEQNYSFSDHYLEIPFDLSDVMFITTANMLDTIPPALRDRMEVIHFSGYTEEEKVKIAEEFLIPKQLTAHGLEERGIVVDSEALRKIIREYTREAGVRNLDRKLATIFRQIARKIVEGKKGKFKVTPDDLADYLGPTQFHYGIAEKEDEIGVATGLAWTETGGDIISVEATLMKGSGKLILTGQLGEVMQESAQAALSYARSKATDYGIAEDFYEKYDIHIHVPAGAIPKDGPSAGITMATSLISALTRVPIKKDVGMTGEITLRGHVLPIGGLKEKVLAAHRAGLKHLVIPKENEKDLTLVSDEVKSVLRFTLVENVSEVFEVALKKGAAKGAKALKG
- a CDS encoding metallophosphoesterase family protein: MIQIGVISDIHIDSKAGLHFEGVDLILSAGDAADERAYEVLSKIAPLKVVLGNMDPFDPALFPRKITLDLGGFKVGLTHGFGSPFGLEGRVMAEFTAVDCIIFGHTHRPVNVMKEGLLLFNPGAFVEMAGRRSSLGLLKIEPKEGGREGSLTASHILI